One window from the genome of Nicotiana sylvestris chromosome 9, ASM39365v2, whole genome shotgun sequence encodes:
- the LOC104237469 gene encoding cytochrome P450 84A1-like, with translation MKVLIQNNPMILLYFILPIFVFFFFFILSIFRQKKFPPGPKGWPIIGNMMIMDQLTHRGLAKLAQKYGGILHLKMGYLPITVVSSPDEARQVLQLQDTVFSNRPATIAVKYLSYDRADMAFAHYGPFWRQMRKLCVMKLFSRRRAESWDSVRDEVDSMTKVVATSTGLSVNVGELVFGVSKNTIYRAAFGTSPDKEDELLTIMQEFSKLFGAFNLADFIPWLGWVDPQGLNTRMIKARASLDCFIDTIIDDHIQRKNEKDEKDNDMVDELLAFYDDEAKVTDSDDLQDALRLTRDNIKGIIMDVMFGGIETVASAVEWAMAELMRSPEDLKRVQQELTNIVGLHRKVEETDFDKLTYLKCCIKETLRLHPVIPVLIHEAAADATLSGHYIPAKSRVLVNVWAIGRDKNSWEDPDTFKPSRFLKEGVADFKGGNFEFLPFGSGRRSCPGMQLGLFAFEMTLAHLLHCFTWELPDGMKPSDVDMDDIFGLTAPKATRLVAVPSPRLLCPLY, from the exons ATGAAAGTACTTATACAAAATAACCCCATGATTTTACTCTACTTCATTCTCCCTatcttcgtcttcttcttcttctttattctcTCAATATTTCGACAAAAAAAATTTCCACCAGGTCCCAAAGGATGGCCAATAATAGGCAACATGATGATTATGGACCAATTGACACATCGTGGCCTAGCAAAATTAGCACAAAAATATGGTGGCATTTTACACCTCAAAATGGGATACCTTCCTATAACGGTGGTGTCCAGTCCAGATGAAGCTCGTCAAGTGTTACAATTACAAGACACCGTATTCTCTAATCGTCCTGCGACTATAGCCGTGAAATACTTATCGTACGATCGTGCAGATATGGCTTTTGCTCATTATGGACCCTTTTGGCGTCAGATGAGAAAATTATGTGTTATGAAACTTTTTAGTCGTAGAAGAGCTGAATCTTGGGACTCAGTTCGTGATGAAGTTGATTCTATGACTAAAGTTGTTGCCACTAGCACTGGTTTAAGTGTCAATGTCGGTGAACTTGTCTTTGGAGTTTCAAAGAACACTATATACAG GgcagcttttggaacaagcccgGACAAGGAAGATGAGTTACTTACAATTATGCAGGAATTTTCGAAGCTTTTTGGTGCATTTAATTTAGCAGATTTTATACCTTGGCTTGGATGGGTTGATCCACAAGGCTTAAACACTAGGATGATAAAAGCTAGGGCATCCTTAGATTGTTTCATTGATACTATTATTGATGATCATATACAGAGAAAGAATGAGAAAGATGAGAAAGATAATGATATGGTGGATGAGCTATTAGCTTTTTATGACGACGAAGCAAAAGTAACTGACTCTGATGATTTACAAGATGCTCTTAGACTTACAAGGGATAATATTAAAGGCATCATCATG GATGTCATGTTCGGTGGGATAGAGACAGTAGCATCTGCCGTAGAATGGGCCATGGCAGAGCTAATGAGGAGTCCAGAAGATCTCAAAAGAGTACAACAAGAATTGACCAACATTGTTGGCCTCCATAGAAAAGTAGAAGAAACTGATTTCGACAAATTAACCTACTTGAAATGCTGCATAAAAGAAACTCTCCGTCTCCACCCTGTGATCCCTGTCCTAATCCACGAGGCGGCGGCGGACGCCACCCTCTCCGGCCACTATATTCCGGCAAAGTCGCGTGTTCTTGTCAATGTATGGGCCATTGGACGTGACAAAAACTCATGGGAAGATCCTGACACTTTTAAACCTTCTAGGTTTCTAAAAGAAGGTGTAGCCGATTTTAAAGGTGGTAATTTTGAGTTTTTACCATTTGGATCTGGCAGAAGATCTTGCCCAG GTATGCAACTAGGGTTGTTTGCATTTGAAATGACTTTGGCTCATCTTCTTCATTGCTTCACTTGGGAATTGCCTGATGGAATGAAACCAAGTGATGTTGATATGGACGATATTTTTGGACTTACTGCTCCTAAAGCTACTCGACTTGTAGCCGTGCCTAGTCCTCGCTTGTTGTGTCCACTTTATTAA